The following DNA comes from Nitrosarchaeum sp..
TTTGTTTATTTGCACTTTGCTGTTGTTCTAATAATTTTTTTAAATCATTTTTAGTTTGAAATTCAAGTTGATTAATCAAATTTTGATATTCATTTTCTAATAATTTTTTTGTATCAATAGTAGGAGGAAATGCCCCTATGATTTCTTTTGTAGTGATTTTTCCAAATACTTTCAAATTTAAATCAGTCAAAAGTAAAAACACCAGTCAATATCATAAAAATAATTTGCAATTATGTAGAATTAATGTTTTTTTAAAGATTGATTTGAAGATATTAATGATAATTATTGCATTAAAAAACACAAATAAATGAAAAAGTATTATTTTTCTAAATTTGAAAATCATATTAGAATTTAAAAAATCATGTAAAATGTATTTTTATTATATAAATGAAAATCAATAATCGTGTTCATTAAAATCTGAACCAAGTGATATTGTTGCAATTACTGTATTTTTTGTAGTTTGAAATTTAATATTTTTGTTTGGCATAAATTGATTAAAAATTTCTTTTAGTAATTGTTCTGTGAAAAATGACCAATTCATTCCTAATTCATGTTGAATAATAAAATGATGTAAATCTCCTTCAATTCTATGATCTGATTTCATTCCAGATGCACGCATGTAATCTTCTAATGTTTCAATACAACGTTTCAGATCATATTTTCCTTTCATAAAAAGAACTGTATCTTTAATAATTGGTAAAACTGATTTAATGATTTCATTGATATCATCTCCATTCATTTCAGCACCTAACGAATCCAAGATTCCTCTTGGAATTGGAATCATTCCAATTTTATCACCAAATCGATCCCAGTTTACATATTTTTCAAGAATTTGTTTTACCAAAACATTTTGTGAAATTTTGTTATTCATTGCTACTGTTTCTAATTCTTCAACAATTTTAGATGGTAGACGATAAGTAATACTACGTGTTTTTTCTTTTTGAATATTAGATTGGTTTTTTGAGGGAGTAGATTTCACAAAGCTTTGATCGATTATGAGTATATAAGGTATGTTGAAAATTTTACAAATTATTTAGATTTTTTTTTATTAAAGAAAAATTCTTTTTTGTCTTCTAAATCATCTACATATGTATCCATATCTAATTTGAATTCTTCCTCATCAGCATATGCTCGTTCTGCATGTTCACTAATATCTAATCCCGCATCTTCAACTTCTGGTGATACTCTAACTCCAATTAAGAAATCCAGAATTTTCATAATTATCCATGTTCCACAAAAACCAAGAACTGCTGCTACACCAACTCCTATTGCTTGAATTCCTAATTGATCAGGATTACCAAATAGTAATCCATTTGGTCCAGCTGGATTAACTAATTTACTTGCAAAGAGTCCAATTGAAAGAGAACCAATAATTCCTGCAACGCCGTGAACTGAACTAACATCTAGCGCATCATCTATCTTTAGTTTCTCTTTGAAGATTATAATTCCAGAATAGGATGCTATACCAATTGCTATACCAATAACGAAAGAATGTTCTACACTAACAAATCCTGATGCTGGTGTAATTCCTGCAAGACCTGCAATGGCACCATTGACTGCTGCGACAACAGAAGGTTTGCCTGTTCTCATCCATGACAATCCGACCCAAATTAGTGCAGATACTGAAGATGCCATATGGGTTACAATAACTGTGTTACCTGCTAGAGAACCAGAAGCTAATGCACTACCTGCATTGAATCCAAACCAACCTAACCAAAGGAGTGATGAACCTACTACTGCCAAGGGTATACTATGAGGAATTTCAATTGCAGGACCAAAGAATCTTCTACGACCAAGTACTATAGCTGCAGCTAGTGCACCCATTCCAACACTTGTATGAATAACTATTCCACCTGCAAAATCAACAACACCAAGTTCTGCTAACCAACCACCTCCCCATACCCAATGAACAAGCGGGTAATAGATCAGAATAGACCAAGAAGCTATGAAGATAATAAATGAACTAAATTTCATTCTTTCTGCAATAGTACCAGTTAGAAGTAATGGGGTAATTGCAGCAAACATCAATTGGAATTTTACAAACAATACACCTGGAATAGTTGGTGCATAATCAAGCGCTTCATCCCATGGAACTCCTTTTAGAAACACCCAATCCATATTTCCAATAAATCCACCTGATTCATCAGGACCAAATGATAAACTAAATCCAAAAACAAACCACATTACACTAAGTAAAGCTAATCCAAAAAAGATTTGCATAAAAACAGATACGGCGTTTTTCTTTCTCAATAATCCTGATTCAAAAAGTCCAAGGGCAGGTATCATTAAAAGAACTAAACTTCCGGCTACAAGCATCCATGCGGTATCACCTGTATCTATCGGCATGCTAGTTTTCAAGGTCTAAAACTAAATAATAATAACGAAATTAGCTAACCATTTGATTATCACTTGATTATCAAAATCTGAAACTATTATTTGTGAAAAACCTTTTAGAATTATCAAATGCTAAGAATTGAAGCACTATTAGGAAATAATGATGTAATGGCGATAAGTGAAGCTTTAAGAAAAATTGAGATTGGTGGTTTAACGGTGGGTAAAGTTAGAGGAAGAGGAAAAAAACCACCAGCAGAAATTCATGCATCTAAAGGAAGTGCCATATTTCAGCCTCAATTCAGTGAAAAATATGTCATAGTAGTAATTATTCCAGAAAGTAAGGAAGAAGAAGTTATCAATATCATTAAAACAAAAGGAAGTGTTGGAAAGATCTTTGTTTCACCAATATTACGTGCCATAGATATTGGAACTGGGAAGGAAGGAGAAGAAACAATTTAACTAAAAATCATGAAAATTATTTTCATAAACAATTGTAGAGTGTTTTAGCTGTTTCTCAATAGTTGGAAGATATCCCATAATACAATAATTAACAAAACTACTAAATGATTTAATTCTATAATCTGACTGTAATTTTTCTTGATTATCTTCATATATTTTTTCAAGTTTTATTAATGTAAACTTATGAAGTGGAACTAGTCTGCTTCTCTTAGTTTTTGGTTTGGAAGAGAAAAAGATTTTATCAGATTCAAGATCATGTTGTGCACTGAGTGTATTCATATCTACAACTTCTTCCATTTCTGAAATGAAGATTTTTCCTCCTTGTTTTTCAGAAAAACCAGAGTTCTTAGAAATTAAATTAATTACTTGTCTTGCATCTTTTTCTAAAACAACCAATTCTATTTTGGAAAGTGGAATTGCTTTAACATTAGTTGAACCAGCTTTTGCACCTGATTGTTTATCAAAAATTTTGTTATCTTCTAAATTTCGTTTATCAATAATTGAATACCCCATACTACTTAATTCACTAATAATTACAGGGTATGTTGAACGCTTAATTATCGCTTCAATTTTTTTCATAAAAAAAATTTGAAAATAGGTTATTTATGTGTCTATTTGATTATTATTCATGATTTTCAAAATTATGTCTATGAAGTAAGAGTGGCTAAAAAATATCAAGAACAATTGAAGAATCTGAATAAAATTTGTTTATTAGAATAGAAAAGAGGCTTAATTTACAGATTGAGTTAATAAAACATTATAAGAAATCACTACAGGTAAACAGTATGGCAATTCCAGAAGATGTTCAAGAATATGTAGAAAAAAATGTTAAATTAATGATATCTCAGACTGAAACTTATCTTCCTTTTATCAAAATAGCATTTCCCTATTCACAAAATTTGGCAGATGGTGTTTACAATCTAATTATAGGTAGTGCATTGTCTGTTTTTGTAAATCAGTATGCAATGAGGATGAAGTATCCATCAGCAGAAGATTTTGCAGATTTTGGAAGATTAACTTTCAAGTATAGGGAACAAATAGATAAATTCTTTAAATAATTATTTTAGAATCTTAATTTACTAAAGATAAAAAAATTGTGTGATTATCTAAAAAATTTAAGAGAGTAATATCATATACTTAGAATATAGGTAATCCAATTTTTCTAATACTATCTTTAGATCTATTTTTTGCTCGTTTAGATAATGTTCGTAATAATTTTTGGCTCAAATCTTCTAAAACCTCACTTAAATCAAACCCAATCGAACTGAAGATTAGTGGGGTATGATGTGAAATTATAATCATAACTGCTACTTCAAATTTTCCTTCTTTTTTATTTCCAGTTCTTTGTTGTTTTATTGAAACTCTAGCTTCATGTATTTCAGAATATACGTTTTGTAATCTTTTTAGAATTTTTGCAAATTTTGAATTAATTAATTCTATATTTTCTTGATCATCAGGCATGCCAACAATGTATAGTGGAATTTGAGTTTCGAGTTTAGATGCTAGTAAAACAAGTATGTCTCTATAAGTGATAATACCTTGGAGATTATCCCAGAGATTAACTAGACAACATGTAGTATTTGTTTTTAGCATTAAATTGATAATTTTATTTAAATCATCATTAGCAGAACATAATGGAATTCTAGTACTTCCTAAATTACCAATATTAGATTCTAATGCATGAAGAGTTTTTGGGATCATGGATTTTCGTCCTTGTTTTTCTGATGGAATAATTGATTGAAGTATATGGTATGATGTAAGAACTTGTTTAATCTTTCCCTGATTCAAAACTGGCAAATGATCTATTCTTTTATTAGTCATAATTCGTCTTGCATTGCTAATAGATTCACTAGAAGAGATAGTTATAGGGTTTTTAGTATAAATCAAGTTAGCTTTAATCCATTTGTTATCCTTTGATGATAGTAGTTTGATAATTTGTTTGGATGTCACAACACCAATTATTTGGTTTTTATCTACTACAGGTACGTCTCTTATTCTATAATGTGCCATAATATTTGCTACTTTCTGGACAGATTCATTTTGTGTAACGTGTGGTATAGGATAAAGAAATGATTCAATTTTCATTTTATTAATATTTTTAGCGTTTAGAAGAGATCTAATATTTGTAGAAAGTACATTTTTATCTTTAAGATAAAAAACATCATAACAATTATTCTTAGTAATCTTATTGATTACACTCGAAATGGTATCAGTAGGATCTATAGTTATTGCTTTTGAAATCAGGGATTTCACTTTAATCAATTGAATGGTTTTCATATGTTCATGAATTGTATCACTAATCATTTTGTTAATCTTATGTAAAAATAATTTAATAGTAAATTAAAGGTATTGTTATATTTTCATCGTTGATATTCATAAATGATTTTTTAGTCGATGTATTTAACTAATAATATCAAAGCAAAATTATGAGATTAAAAAATACAGATCTAAATAAAATAATTAAAAGAACCATTACAATTAGTCCAAATGCAAGTATATTAGATGCAAGAGAAATTTTACTCAGACATAACTTAAAACGACTTGTAATAATAGATTCAAAAAAATGCCCTATTGGAATAATTACAGAAAAAGATATTGCAAAAACTATCTATGCTCTTGGTGATAAACCAATTAAATCTGTCAAAGTCTCTGGTTTTATGTCTAAAAAATTAATTACAGTAAAGAGAACAGATTCAATTTATGATTGTGCTAAATTAATGAAAAAAAATCATATAGGTTCCATAATTGTATTAGGTAATAATGGTATTCTAGAGGGTTTAATCACAAAAACTGATCTTGCGTCTATCTTTTTGACACATGCAATTTCACCACTAAAAGTTTCAAAGATCATGACTAGAAATGTAATCACTGCTATGCCTGGAGATTCATTATTGTATGTAGAAAGTCTGTTAATTCATAATAGAATTTCAAGAATTGTAATTCAGAGAAATAGAATTCCTGTTGGAATTATCACATACAGAGATTTTGTTCCAGCAAAATTACCCTATTGGTTATCTCAATCGGCTGATCCAAAAGAAGTTGAAAATTATAAAATGAATAGTCCTAATGAGTTTCAAGTAAATCAAATGAATCATCTACTTCATTTCAAAGCTGTTGATATAATGTCGTCAAATCCAATTACAATTGAAGCTGATGAGGATGTTGGAATAGCTGTATTACTAATGATTAGAAATGGAATTAGTGGATTACCAGTTGTAAAAAAATCAAAACTGGTAGGAATTATCACTAAAGCAGATATCGTAAATGCTATTGCACAAGCCTAGTTTGATTATTATGATTGATAATCTTGATTTGGTGTTAAATCATAAAAATATAGGTTAAAAGTGAATGATTAGAAAAAATATAAAAAAAATTCTTGTTCCTCTTGATGGTTCTAAAAATTCTATGAGAGGATTGGATGAGGCAATTTATCTTGCAAGACAATGTCATGCAACAATTACAGGATTGTATGTAATTCCAATTTATCCAAGAAATTTTAGTGATGCTATAATGCCATATCAGATGCACCTTACAAAATCGGCAAAAAAATTCATGGAGTCTTCAAAAACTAGATGTGCACAAAAAGGAATTGTGTTTAAATCTAAAATAATTTTTGGAAGCCCAATTGTAGAAATTATTGATATGGCAAAAGGATTTGATATCATTGTTATTGGATCTAGAGGTCAAAGTGGATTAAAAGAAATTTTCTTAGGGAGTGTTGCAAATGCCGTGGTACACAAATCAAAAATTCCGGTATTAGTCATAAAGTAGTGATCACATTGTTTTCAAAAATGCTAACCAAAATCCTTGTTCCATATGATGGTTCTAAATATTCAATAAAAGCATTAACTAGAGCTATGGAGCTTGCACATAATCTTGATTCAGAGATTTTTCTATTTTCTGTCATTTATTTAGATTATATTTCGCCACCAGGAATGTTAGGATTAACTAAAATAAAATCAGAAAAAGAGACTAGAAAAAAATGGAAAAAGTCAGTTATGGCAGATTCAGAAAAAATGTTAAAAACAGCAATTAAAAGATGTAATGAGAAAGGAATTTCTGCAACATATCATATTACATATGGTAATGTTGTAAATGAAATTTTGAAATTTGCAAAAAGAAAGAATATTTCATTAATAGTAATTGGCAGTTATGGTTTGCATGGGATTAATAAATTAAAAACACTGGGAAGTACTAGTAGAAAAATTTCAGAATTAGCTAAATGCCCTGTATTATTAGTTAAATAATTTTTAGACTAATTCGCCTAGAAAATGAACTACTTTGTTTACAACAATTACTGTTCTATCTTTAGGAACATGAAATAATTTTTCTGAATTGTCCGATGTTTCAATTATCATTTTAGAATAAGGATCTTTAAGTGACTTGTATAAAACCCCCCTATCTCCCACTGATTGAGACCAATTTGTACCTTGTAAAAACGAAATTGATTCAAATTTAATGACATGATATGAAAAAACCATGTTTAAACTCAAAAATTCTCTTTTTCCATTCTAGTAATAATTTGATCACATATTTTCCTCATTTCTGAATCAGATCCAACACTGCAAATTTTTACTAAATCAGTGGTTGTAACAATTCCAATAATCTGATTATCTTTTTTGACAGGTAATTTGTGAATATTATTTATTTTCATAATTTGGGCAGCTTCCCATACTGTTTCATTTGGGTCTATTTCAATCAACGGTGAAGACATTACTTCTTCTAATACAATAGATAGTGGTTTTTCTTTAGCAGTTATTCGTTTAACGAAGTCTCTTTCGGTTAAAATTCCCACAGGTAATTGATTTTTAGTTACAATTATGCAACCAATGTTCTTTTCATCCATTAATTTTGCAGCATCTTTAATTGAAGTAGACACATCTAGTGTGGCTAAATCATTAATCATTACATCTTTTACAAATGTATGTGTCATGTTATTTTCTATGATTTTCTTTTTATAAATAAGATCCTTATTTTCATACAAGAAAGTAACTGAATAATTGATTATTTTACAATTAACACTGGAATTTTTGATTTGTGTAAAACATAATTGGATGTACTTCCTAGAAAAGCCTCTTTAATAGAACTCATTCCTCTAGATCCAATAACAATAATGTCATATGCTTTGTTATCTGCGTAGTTTATGATTTTTGGCCCTTCGTCACCGTAAGCAATATCATCATCAAAAAGAATGCCATTTTGTCCACAACGTATTTTTGCTTTTGATATAAATTTTGAAGCATTATTTAGTAAATATTTTTCCAAGTAAGAAATTTGTGAATCTGACAAAGGTTTTGCTATTGGAATTACATACAATCCTGTAATTGTTGCATGACATTGTCTTGCAAGATAAATTGCCTCATCCAATCCTCTCATAGAATTTTTAGAACCATCAAGAGGAACAAGAATTTTTTTTATATTTTTCACAATTATCTGATAGAAGAACTGAAATTAAGAGTATTACAACATTATCGAGTTTGATTTTCAACTATGAAATTGTACATAGCCACTATATACAGAAAATTTAATAATAATTTGAAAATGACTGATGCAGATAAAATTACGGTTAGAGATATCATGACAAAATCTGTGATTGCAGTAGATTCTACAATTACTGTAAACGAAGCAGCAAAATTAATGGAAGATGTGAAAGTGGGAGCTATTATAGTTATGGAAAATAATACACCTGTAGGAATAATTACAGATAGAGATTTTACAGTAAAGATTGTAGCTCATGCTTATCAAATTACAACTCCAGTAAAACAGATTATGTCAACTCCTCTAATTGCAATAGGTCCTGATGAATCAGTGTGGATGGTAGCTGATCTAATGTATACTAGAGGTATTCGTAAACTACCAATTATAGAAGATGATAAAGTCATAGGAATTATCACTGCTACAGATCTAGTAAACCATCTTGCAATATCAACAGATGAAGATATTAGAAAAATGTATCATGAATCAGTGATCAAAGTTTACAAACAATATAGCCCATACAACTGATTAACCATTTACTATAGCAGACATTAATGATCTTCCACCAACTAATGCACCAATAGACAAACCAACATTTGCAACAAGATTAATAGCTAAAGTACCATAATGATGATTGTCAAACAGATTACTAGAATCTAACGCAAAAGATGACATTGTAGTAAGTGAACCACAGAAACCTACTGCAGCTAAGAGTGAATATCTCCCATCAAGATTCCACTGTTCTGATATAATGATAAACATGCCTAAGACAAATGCTCCAATAACATTAACAATCAAAACATTAAGAGGTAATGTATTAAACAGTAATGGCGATTCTGTTATTTTATATCTTAGAAAAGATCCAAGCACAGATCCGACTGCTAAAAATACAAATTCTAAACCTTTCATGATGTACCTCTAATTTTCGGATTATTAGATATTATTAGTGTAAAAGTTGATTTTTCATCCAATTAAGACAGTAATTTATTATTCTGAATGCTAAACTGAGGATTTTTATAGCATTGATAATTTTTGCACAATGAATGACGCTGAAACTAAGATGTCAAGACTATGGATTTGAGTGTGAATTCGTTTTGGATGGAGAGAAAAACATCACACTCCTTGAAAAACTACGACAACATTTTGAAGAGGAGCATGGTATTGAGTATACTACTGAAGCAATCACTCAAATGATTGTTAATCGTGGTCACTCTTTAGAATCTATACGAAAAGAATAATCTCTAATTTTAAAAAATTTATTTTTAACATTTATTAAAAAGTATTTTCTATAGCAAATAGAATTCATTCTAAGCAAAATTAGAGGAATTTTTTGAAGTTAAAATAGTCTTTTAGTAGTAAAATTACCTGTTTCAATCTATTTTTATTTTATGAATGCATATTCTGTGTAACAGTGTTAGAAGATTATTCAAATAATTATGATGTCAAGTGTAAACTAGACACTTGCAAAACCTATCCCATAATTACTGATTCAGAAAGAGGTGAAATATTTTGTGGGGGATGCGGTATTGTTCTAGTGCAAAACATGTCTGATACTTCAAATGAAGGAAACGGATACGGCCAAGAAGATTTTTTAAAATTATCAAGAACTGGTCCTGCAACATCATTAACCATGTATGACAGAGGATTATCAAGTGTAATTGGAATTAACAAAGATTCTTCAGGTAATACTTTATCAAATAAAACAAAATATGAATTTAAGAGACTTCGTACATGGGATCAAAGAAGCAAATCTAGATCAACTGTCTCATTAAGCAAAGCTTTTACTATATTGAATGGGATGAAGACAAAATTAGGAATACCAGATAATGCAGTTGAAAATGCAGCTTATATTTATAGAAAAATTTCAAATGCTAAACTAACTAGGGGAAGAACCATGGCTTCATTAGTTTCCGCATCTTTGTATGCAGCATGTAGAGAAAATAACATACCTAGAACATTAGACGATATTGTAATGGCAGGCAACATAGAAAGAAGAATCTTATCAAGAGATTTAAGAACAATTATCAAAAAACTAGGATTAAATCTAAATCAATATGATACCTCATCGTTTATTTCAAAAATTTCAAATAATATGAATTTGAAAGAAAAGACAAAACGTGATGCGTTTGATATCTTAAAACGTTGTGAAATAAAGGAAATTACTGCAGGAAAACATCCTGTAGCACAAGCAGCTGCTTCTCTGTATATTTCATGTATAATTAATGATGAGAAAATTAGTCAGAAGAAATTTGCAGAGGCATCTGGAGTAAGTGATGTCACCATAAGAAACAGAGTTGTCTTAATTAAAAAAACATTAAAAATATTAGAATAAAAATAGACTATTAGTAATTAAATTGATTTATTTAAAGAAATCAAATTCTTGATCTCTTTTTTGTTTAGGTAGATCTTCCATAACTGCTTGTACGACCTCATTATGATTATACGTGAGATGTCGTAAAAATTTTGCGGACTCGTCAGCTCTTTTCTTTGCATCCGCAAATAGCATTTCAGGACTACTTAATTCAGCCATCATTGTATTACATTCTTGGCATGGATTAAAGTCAAGATATAGCTTCATTGATTTGTATGACCTCCCTTAGTATTTAGACTATTTTATGGATTGTGGAATAGGAACATCTCTTCTAGGCTTTACCTTATTGATTGAATCGAGTAGATCTTCTTGTGATATCTTGATTTCTTTTACATTCTTTGATTTTCCACTTACATATCTCTTTAAAGCAGTAATTGCTGCTCTATTTGCAACAGCTGCAATTTCTGCACCGCTAAAACCATCTGTTAATTCTACTAGTTTTGCAATACTTACATCACTAGCTAATGGTTTCTTTTTGGTGTGAATCTCAAAGATATGTTGTCTTCCTTTTGAGTCAGGAGTTGGAACTTCTATGATTCTATCAAATCTTCCAGGCCTTAGTAGTGCTTCATCTATGATATCTAATCGGTTTGTTGCACCAATGATCAATACATTGTGTAATTCTTCAAGTCCATCAATTTCAGTTAAAATTTGTGAGACTACATTTTCGGTAACATGTGAGCTCGAATCTCCACTTCCTCTTCGTGGTACAAGTGCATCAACTTCATCTAAGAAGATAATACATGGTGCTGCTTGTCGCGCTTTCCTGAAAATTTCTCTAACTCCTTTTTCAGATTCACCAACCCATTTTGAAAGGAGTTCAGGGCCTTTAATGCTGATAAAGTTTGATTCTGTCATTTTAGCAAGTGCTTTTGCAATCAAAGTTTTACCTGTTCCAGGTGGACCATGAAGTAAAATTCCCTTTGGACTTTCTACATTAACATAATCAAATGCTTCTTTGTATTTCATAGGCCATTCAACTGCCTCTAAAAGTTCTTCTTTTAGTTTATCTAAACCACCAACATCATCCCAACTAACATCTGGAATTTGGACTTGTACTTCTCTAAGTGCACTTGGCCTAACTTCTTTTAATGCATCTCTGAAATCCTCACTTGTGATTTTTATCTTTTGAAGAATTTCAGATGAAATTTTTTCTTCATCAAGATCAATATCAGGAAGAAGTCTTCGAAGAGATCTCATTGCAGCTTCTTTTGATAATACTTCTAAATCAGCTCCTACAAATCCATGTGTAATTTTTGAAATTTGTTTAAGATCTACTTTTTCATCAATTGGCATTCCACGTGTGTGAATTGAGAGAATGTCAAACCTTCCTTCGGTATCTGGAATTCCAATTTCTATCTCCCTATCGAATCTACCTGGTCTTCGAAGTGCTGGATCTATAGAATCTGGTCTGTTAGTAGCTGCAATAACTACTACTTTTCCTCTAGATTTCATCCCATCCATTAATGTCAATAGTTGTGAAACTATTCTTTTCTCTACTTCGCCAGACACTTCATCTCTTTTTGGAGCAATAGAATCAATCTCATCTATGAAAATAATACTAGGTGCATTTTCCTCAGCCTGTGAGAAAATTTCTCTAATTTTTTCTTCACTTTCTCCATAATATTTTCCCATAATCTCTGGACCACTAAGTGAGATGAAATGAGCGTTTGTTTCTCCAGCTACTGCTTTTGCAAGTAAAGTCTTTCCTGTTCCAGGTGGACCATATAGCAACACACCTTTTGGTGCTTCTACGCCTATTTTTTCAAATAATTCAGGATGCCTCATTGGTAGTTCTACCATTTCACGAATTTTTCTAACTTCATTTTTTAAACCACCTAATTCATCATAAGTTATTCTTGGAACATTAGTATTAACTGCTTTTGTCATAGAACCAAGTTTGAATATTGTACTTTCTGTTACTATTACTGGTTTTGATGGTTTTGTACTAGTTACAATAAATTGAATTTTTCCTCCCATTTGGGTTGGAAGTTGAATTGAATCATGAACTGTAAATACATGATTTTGAAAATTTGTAATCATAACATCATGTAATTGTTCTTCATCAATAGCTAATTTTTCAGTTGGAGATAAAGTAATTTGTTCTGCGTCTGCAGCTTCTACTGATTTTATAGAAATTTTATCACCAATTCCAGCTCCAATGTTTTGTCTAGTCATTCCATCAATTTTGATAACACCAGTACCATATTCTTCAGTTGAACCAGGCCAAAG
Coding sequences within:
- a CDS encoding fluoride efflux transporter FluC, whose translation is MKGLEFVFLAVGSVLGSFLRYKITESPLLFNTLPLNVLIVNVIGAFVLGMFIIISEQWNLDGRYSLLAAVGFCGSLTTMSSFALDSSNLFDNHHYGTLAINLVANVGLSIGALVGGRSLMSAIVNG
- a CDS encoding universal stress protein, with the translated sequence MIRKNIKKILVPLDGSKNSMRGLDEAIYLARQCHATITGLYVIPIYPRNFSDAIMPYQMHLTKSAKKFMESSKTRCAQKGIVFKSKIIFGSPIVEIIDMAKGFDIIVIGSRGQSGLKEIFLGSVANAVVHKSKIPVLVIK
- a CDS encoding DUF1059 domain-containing protein, giving the protein MTLKLRCQDYGFECEFVLDGEKNITLLEKLRQHFEEEHGIEYTTEAITQMIVNRGHSLESIRKE
- a CDS encoding P-II family nitrogen regulator — encoded protein: MLRIEALLGNNDVMAISEALRKIEIGGLTVGKVRGRGKKPPAEIHASKGSAIFQPQFSEKYVIVVIIPESKEEEVINIIKTKGSVGKIFVSPILRAIDIGTGKEGEETI
- a CDS encoding CBS domain-containing protein, whose translation is MTDADKITVRDIMTKSVIAVDSTITVNEAAKLMEDVKVGAIIVMENNTPVGIITDRDFTVKIVAHAYQITTPVKQIMSTPLIAIGPDESVWMVADLMYTRGIRKLPIIEDDKVIGIITATDLVNHLAISTDEDIRKMYHESVIKVYKQYSPYN
- a CDS encoding ammonium transporter, with the protein product MPIDTGDTAWMLVAGSLVLLMIPALGLFESGLLRKKNAVSVFMQIFFGLALLSVMWFVFGFSLSFGPDESGGFIGNMDWVFLKGVPWDEALDYAPTIPGVLFVKFQLMFAAITPLLLTGTIAERMKFSSFIIFIASWSILIYYPLVHWVWGGGWLAELGVVDFAGGIVIHTSVGMGALAAAIVLGRRRFFGPAIEIPHSIPLAVVGSSLLWLGWFGFNAGSALASGSLAGNTVIVTHMASSVSALIWVGLSWMRTGKPSVVAAVNGAIAGLAGITPASGFVSVEHSFVIGIAIGIASYSGIIIFKEKLKIDDALDVSSVHGVAGIIGSLSIGLFASKLVNPAGPNGLLFGNPDQLGIQAIGVGVAAVLGFCGTWIIMKILDFLIGVRVSPEVEDAGLDISEHAERAYADEEEFKLDMDTYVDDLEDKKEFFFNKKKSK
- a CDS encoding CBS domain-containing protein gives rise to the protein MISDTIHEHMKTIQLIKVKSLISKAITIDPTDTISSVINKITKNNCYDVFYLKDKNVLSTNIRSLLNAKNINKMKIESFLYPIPHVTQNESVQKVANIMAHYRIRDVPVVDKNQIIGVVTSKQIIKLLSSKDNKWIKANLIYTKNPITISSSESISNARRIMTNKRIDHLPVLNQGKIKQVLTSYHILQSIIPSEKQGRKSMIPKTLHALESNIGNLGSTRIPLCSANDDLNKIINLMLKTNTTCCLVNLWDNLQGIITYRDILVLLASKLETQIPLYIVGMPDDQENIELINSKFAKILKRLQNVYSEIHEARVSIKQQRTGNKKEGKFEVAVMIIISHHTPLIFSSIGFDLSEVLEDLSQKLLRTLSKRAKNRSKDSIRKIGLPIF
- a CDS encoding P-II family nitrogen regulator, with protein sequence MKKIEAIIKRSTYPVIISELSSMGYSIIDKRNLEDNKIFDKQSGAKAGSTNVKAIPLSKIELVVLEKDARQVINLISKNSGFSEKQGGKIFISEMEEVVDMNTLSAQHDLESDKIFFSSKPKTKRSRLVPLHKFTLIKLEKIYEDNQEKLQSDYRIKSFSSFVNYCIMGYLPTIEKQLKHSTIVYENNFHDF
- a CDS encoding CBS domain-containing protein, with protein sequence MRLKNTDLNKIIKRTITISPNASILDAREILLRHNLKRLVIIDSKKCPIGIITEKDIAKTIYALGDKPIKSVKVSGFMSKKLITVKRTDSIYDCAKLMKKNHIGSIIVLGNNGILEGLITKTDLASIFLTHAISPLKVSKIMTRNVITAMPGDSLLYVESLLIHNRISRIVIQRNRIPVGIITYRDFVPAKLPYWLSQSADPKEVENYKMNSPNEFQVNQMNHLLHFKAVDIMSSNPITIEADEDVGIAVLLMIRNGISGLPVVKKSKLVGIITKADIVNAIAQA
- a CDS encoding universal stress protein translates to MLTKILVPYDGSKYSIKALTRAMELAHNLDSEIFLFSVIYLDYISPPGMLGLTKIKSEKETRKKWKKSVMADSEKMLKTAIKRCNEKGISATYHITYGNVVNEILKFAKRKNISLIVIGSYGLHGINKLKTLGSTSRKISELAKCPVLLVK
- a CDS encoding CBS domain-containing protein yields the protein MTHTFVKDVMINDLATLDVSTSIKDAAKLMDEKNIGCIIVTKNQLPVGILTERDFVKRITAKEKPLSIVLEEVMSSPLIEIDPNETVWEAAQIMKINNIHKLPVKKDNQIIGIVTTTDLVKICSVGSDSEMRKICDQIITRMEKENF
- a CDS encoding universal stress protein, whose protein sequence is MVKNIKKILVPLDGSKNSMRGLDEAIYLARQCHATITGLYVIPIAKPLSDSQISYLEKYLLNNASKFISKAKIRCGQNGILFDDDIAYGDEGPKIINYADNKAYDIIVIGSRGMSSIKEAFLGSTSNYVLHKSKIPVLIVK